In Brevibacillus brevis, a genomic segment contains:
- the sigK gene encoding RNA polymerase sporulation sigma factor SigK, translating into MSSIIAALSLVFKELLMFVAYVKNNAFPQPLPDTEEEKYLRLMAKGDPYARNKLIEHNLRLVAHIVKKFENTGEDSEDLISIGTIGLIKAIESYQVEKGTKLATYAARCIENEILMHLRSLKKTKKDVSLHDPIGTDKEGNEITLIDVLGTETDEVVDAVQLKLESNKIYQHIHILDDREKEVIIGRFGLDQDKEKTQREIARELGISRSYVSRIEKRALMKLFNEFYRTKQAQNR; encoded by the coding sequence ATGTCCAGCATTATTGCGGCACTATCGTTGGTTTTCAAAGAACTGTTGATGTTCGTGGCGTATGTCAAGAACAATGCGTTTCCTCAACCGCTCCCGGACACGGAGGAAGAAAAGTACTTGCGGCTGATGGCGAAAGGCGACCCGTATGCGCGCAACAAGCTAATCGAGCACAACCTGCGACTGGTCGCCCACATCGTCAAGAAATTCGAAAACACCGGGGAAGACAGCGAAGATCTGATCTCCATCGGAACGATCGGCCTGATCAAGGCGATCGAGAGCTACCAGGTGGAAAAGGGCACCAAGCTGGCGACGTATGCAGCGCGTTGTATTGAGAATGAGATCCTCATGCACCTACGCAGCTTGAAAAAAACAAAGAAAGACGTATCGTTGCACGACCCGATCGGGACGGACAAAGAAGGGAACGAAATCACCCTGATCGATGTCCTCGGGACGGAAACGGACGAAGTGGTGGATGCGGTGCAGCTCAAGCTGGAGTCCAACAAGATCTACCAGCACATCCACATCCTCGACGATCGCGAAAAAGAAGTGATCATCGGCCGTTTTGGCCTGGACCAGGACAAAGAAAAGACCCAGAGAGAAATTGCCCGAGAGCTCGGCATTTCCCGCTCGTATGTATCCCGCATTGAGAAGCGTGCGCTGATGAAGCTGTTTAACGAATTTTATCGCACGAAGCAGGCACAGAACAGGTAA
- a CDS encoding NlpC/P60 family protein, translating to MTKRDWLQKSTVTVLLSTSLLLFAEGGHAAAAQTVNSQSSAKSEAIVTLAKGLVGKDYKYGATGPNSFGSAGLATYVFKQVGIQVDDTIAELYKAGEKVSPSQIQEGDLLFFSSNGKGAPSFMGIFVGNGQYIYASQSEDAVVVKKLSDYSKKLVGARRFLAAGSGTNPDSGKSDSGTATIGEKVIAAGKKYLETPYEYASTRANKKTMDCSEFTMWAYLDGANIDMGKGGAQSQAKYVKAHGSYTTDINKLKKGDLVFFMSYKGWKESDYKNIDISKQSITHVGIYMGDGKLLQTFSKESGGVKITDFKGTHWEWRFIMGGRPY from the coding sequence ATGACGAAACGAGATTGGCTACAAAAATCGACAGTCACCGTCTTGCTCAGCACGTCCCTGCTATTATTTGCCGAGGGAGGACATGCCGCAGCGGCACAGACAGTCAATTCGCAATCTTCCGCCAAATCAGAGGCGATAGTCACCCTAGCAAAAGGCCTGGTCGGCAAGGATTACAAATATGGCGCAACCGGACCGAATTCGTTTGGGTCAGCAGGGTTGGCTACATACGTATTCAAGCAAGTAGGCATTCAAGTCGATGACACCATCGCCGAGCTGTACAAAGCCGGAGAGAAAGTCTCGCCAAGTCAAATACAGGAAGGCGATTTGCTCTTCTTTTCATCCAATGGCAAAGGCGCACCGAGCTTCATGGGGATCTTTGTCGGAAACGGCCAATACATTTATGCGTCCCAAAGCGAGGATGCCGTGGTCGTCAAGAAGCTGAGCGATTATTCGAAAAAGCTGGTGGGAGCGCGCCGTTTTCTCGCTGCGGGCTCCGGGACGAATCCGGATTCCGGGAAATCCGATTCGGGAACAGCCACGATCGGGGAGAAAGTCATCGCGGCCGGGAAGAAATACTTGGAAACGCCGTATGAATACGCCTCGACCCGTGCAAACAAGAAAACGATGGATTGCTCCGAGTTCACCATGTGGGCGTACCTGGATGGCGCCAATATCGACATGGGCAAAGGTGGTGCCCAGTCACAGGCCAAATACGTGAAGGCCCACGGAAGCTATACCACGGACATCAACAAGCTGAAAAAAGGCGACTTGGTTTTCTTCATGAGCTACAAGGGCTGGAAGGAATCCGACTATAAAAACATCGACATCTCGAAGCAAAGCATCACCCACGTCGGCATTTACATGGGGGATGGCAAGCTGCTTCAGACGTTCTCCAAAGAATCCGGTGGCGTGAAAATTACGGACTTCAAAGGCACGCATTGGGAATGGCGATTTATCATGGGCGGACGTCCATACTAG
- a CDS encoding CapA family protein gives MKRKATIAAVGDILMWREQIDSAKIPGADRYSFADMFAPVAPILQGADFTIGNLETTFSGKTQPYQIGSARTGFPRFNCPDELATDLLHSGFDLLTTVNNHCLDGGPQGLCRTLDVLDQHKLAHTGTYRTKEEASTFFTKQVNGIRIGVLAYTYGTNKQQVPADSPWLVNLLVQAKIEQDITALRSQVDLLIVCLHFGVEFRFSPTQKQRYLVQSLLERGADVILGAHPHVLQPVVTPLVTTGDGRKKRTLVAYSLGNFTSERMLAFDHSQCGAILRFTVEKAETGETAITGISVVPTFSQRYFSGGRARFRVIPMRAYLRKPDKHLPLRARRRLQKLWSRSVQIIGRRFV, from the coding sequence ATGAAACGCAAAGCCACCATCGCCGCTGTAGGCGATATCCTGATGTGGAGGGAGCAGATCGATTCTGCGAAAATACCAGGCGCGGATCGATACTCATTTGCCGACATGTTTGCTCCCGTCGCTCCGATCTTGCAAGGAGCCGATTTTACCATCGGCAATCTGGAGACGACCTTTTCCGGGAAAACCCAACCCTATCAAATCGGGTCGGCCCGTACAGGCTTCCCGCGCTTCAACTGTCCGGATGAGCTGGCTACGGACCTTTTGCATAGCGGCTTCGACTTGCTGACGACCGTCAACAACCATTGCCTGGACGGTGGTCCACAGGGCTTGTGCCGGACTCTCGACGTATTGGATCAGCACAAGCTCGCACATACGGGTACCTATCGCACGAAGGAGGAAGCTTCCACCTTCTTCACCAAGCAGGTAAACGGCATTCGCATCGGCGTGCTTGCTTATACGTACGGAACAAACAAGCAGCAGGTTCCCGCGGACTCCCCGTGGCTCGTCAATTTGCTCGTCCAAGCCAAGATCGAACAGGACATCACCGCATTGCGCTCCCAGGTCGATTTGCTGATTGTCTGCCTCCACTTCGGCGTCGAATTTCGTTTTTCGCCGACGCAAAAACAGCGCTATCTCGTCCAAAGCCTTCTGGAACGAGGCGCTGACGTTATTCTCGGCGCGCATCCCCACGTGCTGCAGCCCGTTGTCACCCCTCTCGTCACGACCGGGGATGGCAGAAAAAAGCGGACTCTCGTTGCCTATTCGCTGGGCAACTTCACGTCCGAGCGGATGCTGGCTTTCGACCATTCGCAGTGCGGCGCCATCCTTCGTTTTACGGTGGAAAAAGCCGAAACGGGGGAGACCGCCATCACCGGCATTTCTGTGGTTCCAACCTTTTCGCAGCGCTACTTCTCGGGGGGGCGTGCCCGCTTCCGAGTCATTCCCATGCGAGCATACCTGCGAAAGCCTGACAAGCACTTGCCCCTTCGTGCCAGGCGCAGGCTGCAAAAGCTTTGGAGCCGCTCCGTCCAGATTATCGGTCGCCGATTCGTGTGA
- a CDS encoding FixH family protein, whose protein sequence is MNRYFLSLLCLLALIAAACGRDNQEVTLPSSTPVEAAFTISPQNPEPGAAITFSVKVTQNGTPVDDAKEVKFEWWKDGQEQHVTIPAALQADGVYTAQQTIGEPGSYFVYYHVTARDFHNMQKVAFTVGDAGQANGTESGHTGHSQPADAPASHQHGEGGDPSGQQASGIDFHFMPPETIQPAQPAALTVHLMKENQILGGATVRFEYWQGDEEKHAFLDAKETQPGQYSTRAEFPSSGSYTVNVHVEKGDIHDHKSFPLTVK, encoded by the coding sequence ATGAATCGTTATTTTCTTTCTTTACTCTGCCTGCTGGCCCTCATAGCCGCCGCTTGCGGCCGTGACAATCAGGAGGTGACACTTCCGTCTTCCACCCCTGTGGAAGCTGCATTTACCATCTCGCCGCAGAACCCTGAACCGGGTGCTGCAATCACGTTTTCGGTGAAGGTGACCCAAAACGGGACCCCCGTGGATGACGCCAAAGAAGTCAAGTTTGAGTGGTGGAAAGATGGTCAGGAGCAGCATGTGACGATTCCTGCCGCCTTGCAGGCAGACGGCGTGTACACTGCCCAGCAAACCATTGGCGAGCCTGGTTCCTACTTCGTTTATTATCACGTGACGGCCCGCGACTTTCACAACATGCAAAAAGTTGCCTTTACGGTAGGTGATGCCGGACAAGCCAATGGCACAGAAAGCGGCCATACCGGGCATAGCCAGCCAGCCGATGCTCCTGCTTCGCATCAGCATGGAGAGGGCGGAGATCCAAGCGGTCAACAGGCAAGCGGCATCGACTTTCACTTCATGCCTCCCGAAACCATCCAGCCTGCACAGCCGGCAGCTCTCACGGTTCATTTAATGAAGGAAAACCAGATATTGGGCGGAGCGACTGTGCGATTCGAATATTGGCAGGGTGATGAGGAAAAACACGCTTTCCTCGACGCAAAGGAAACGCAGCCCGGGCAGTACAGCACCCGTGCAGAGTTCCCATCCTCCGGCAGCTACACCGTCAACGTCCACGTGGAAAAAGGCGATATCCACGATCACAAGAGCTTTCCGCTGACGGTGAAATAA
- a CDS encoding CarD family transcriptional regulator codes for MFQVGDKIFYPMHGAGIIEAMEEKEFLGEKHLYFVLHMLLKELDIMVPVEKMSALGIRSIVDRQTLDEVFAVFHERELDPTVNAAQRFKANTEKLKSGNIFEGAEVIRDLQLISKHKILGTSDRNMLDNAMQNLISEIELVRDMDHEQATELLRQMLSEEDQAVPT; via the coding sequence ATGTTTCAAGTTGGAGACAAGATTTTCTATCCCATGCACGGTGCAGGCATCATTGAAGCGATGGAAGAAAAGGAATTTCTTGGGGAAAAGCATCTGTACTTCGTGTTGCACATGTTGTTGAAAGAATTGGACATCATGGTACCTGTTGAAAAAATGTCCGCTCTGGGCATACGCAGCATCGTCGATCGTCAAACATTGGACGAGGTATTTGCCGTTTTCCACGAAAGGGAGCTAGACCCGACAGTCAATGCAGCGCAACGCTTTAAAGCCAATACGGAAAAATTGAAGAGCGGCAATATTTTTGAAGGGGCCGAAGTGATCCGTGACTTGCAATTGATCAGCAAACACAAAATCCTGGGTACGAGCGACCGAAACATGCTGGACAACGCGATGCAAAACTTAATCAGTGAAATCGAATTGGTCCGGGACATGGACCACGAGCAAGCAACCGAGCTGTTGAGACAGATGCTTTCCGAAGAGGATCAAGCAGTTCCGACCTGA
- a CDS encoding cyclic nucleotide-binding domain-containing protein — MKEVQDREQVERYLRVHRIETVFSEQIQHHLSLKCFERGEHLCDQGDTPHDLYVLVKGRVKVYTTSAEGKTLILSFKSPLELIGDIEYVRGTEIVNTVEAVSAVDVLAVPYRWLRKYGQSDPQLLQFLLDHITRKFYVKSHAMSFNLMYPVEVRLASYLLSVSLEEGNAEQSEPLNQETLMDAANLLGTSYRHLNRVLQQFCAEGLIERSKGGVLVKNRDGLSSRAGQNIFE, encoded by the coding sequence ATGAAGGAAGTACAAGATCGAGAGCAAGTGGAACGTTATTTGCGTGTCCACCGGATCGAAACGGTCTTTTCCGAGCAGATCCAGCATCATCTTTCTCTAAAGTGCTTTGAGAGAGGGGAACATCTTTGTGACCAGGGGGATACCCCTCACGATTTGTACGTCCTGGTGAAAGGGAGGGTGAAGGTCTACACGACCTCGGCGGAAGGCAAGACGTTGATTCTTTCATTCAAGTCGCCGCTGGAGTTGATCGGCGATATCGAGTACGTACGAGGGACGGAGATCGTCAATACGGTGGAGGCGGTCTCTGCGGTGGATGTGCTTGCGGTTCCGTATCGCTGGCTCCGAAAGTACGGACAAAGCGACCCGCAGCTGCTGCAATTTTTGTTGGATCACATTACCCGGAAGTTTTATGTGAAATCCCATGCGATGAGCTTCAACCTGATGTATCCCGTGGAGGTTCGTCTGGCAAGCTATCTGCTGTCCGTTTCCCTTGAGGAAGGGAATGCCGAGCAAAGCGAGCCGCTCAACCAGGAGACGCTGATGGATGCGGCCAACCTTCTCGGGACCAGCTATCGCCATTTGAATCGGGTCCTTCAGCAGTTTTGCGCAGAAGGACTGATCGAGCGAAGCAAGGGAGGCGTACTGGTGAAGAACAGGGATGGGCTCAGCAGTCGGGCGGGACAGAACATTTTTGAGTAG
- a CDS encoding MBL fold metallo-hydrolase, whose product MNTKEGIQAIKLDMDTGEGLFTVHTAILWDEEGAILVDTGISGQLELIRSVLEAGGVPFSSLKKIIITHQDRDHIGSLPELVRFFDGRIEVLAHEEAVPYLAGEIPLIKSGAFATPVKVDHALADGEILPDCGGIQVIYTPGHTPDHISLYHLPTKTLISGDALTAQDGVLMAFDPNFTLDKATARQSIAKLAALDIETVIAYHGGVCTGRIKDRLVDLAENTPV is encoded by the coding sequence GTGAACACGAAGGAAGGAATTCAGGCGATCAAGCTGGACATGGACACAGGTGAGGGGCTGTTTACCGTACATACCGCGATCCTGTGGGATGAGGAAGGAGCCATATTGGTGGATACGGGGATCTCTGGACAGCTGGAGCTCATTCGCTCTGTCCTGGAAGCGGGAGGCGTTCCCTTTTCTTCCCTGAAAAAAATCATCATCACGCATCAAGACCGGGACCATATCGGCAGTTTGCCGGAGCTCGTCCGCTTCTTTGACGGCCGTATCGAGGTGCTGGCACACGAAGAAGCAGTCCCGTATCTTGCCGGGGAAATTCCCTTGATCAAAAGCGGTGCATTCGCTACTCCTGTAAAGGTAGATCACGCCCTTGCCGATGGAGAGATACTCCCTGACTGCGGCGGCATCCAGGTCATTTACACCCCCGGCCATACACCCGATCACATTTCGCTGTACCATCTGCCCACCAAGACTTTGATTTCCGGAGATGCGCTCACCGCACAGGACGGCGTTCTCATGGCCTTTGATCCGAATTTTACGCTCGACAAAGCGACCGCACGGCAATCCATCGCAAAGCTGGCCGCTCTGGATATCGAGACCGTCATCGCCTATCACGGCGGAGTTTGCACCGGCAGGATCAAGGACCGCCTCGTCGACCTTGCTGAAAACACCCCTGTCTAA
- a CDS encoding HD-GYP domain-containing protein, with protein sequence MDLFTESGILLLPRDTFLTDTHVQLLQKQRIWEVEVQQVLSEGTTENITNQLMDLDADKETVAAYVKALDKTRSLFDGIGRDDKPGLEQFSDVFYEVAEQSMKQLGLFRSLYVLEGSDSYTYRHSLNVGILCSLIARLLKWGEERIAFMGLAGFLHDLGKMRISKEVLLKPGRLTEEEFDQMKQHTVYGYEMIKQMEGGSELLALCALHHHERLDGSGYPHQLKGDEVPVECQVLAIADMFDAICSDRVYKDRTSPFEAAQLLWKEACNGKLNIEFVSHFVRYIALLYVGARAVLNSGEEVEVILIHQDEPMRPLVRRSGEFVDLRHERTLNIEKMIG encoded by the coding sequence GTGGACTTGTTTACGGAAAGCGGAATTCTATTGCTGCCTCGAGATACTTTCCTGACAGATACGCATGTGCAGCTTTTGCAAAAACAGAGAATTTGGGAAGTAGAAGTGCAGCAAGTCCTGTCGGAAGGAACCACCGAAAACATTACGAATCAGCTGATGGACCTGGATGCTGACAAGGAGACGGTGGCAGCGTATGTGAAGGCGCTGGACAAAACCCGCTCCTTGTTTGATGGAATTGGCCGGGACGACAAACCGGGGCTGGAGCAATTCTCGGACGTTTTTTACGAAGTGGCCGAGCAGTCCATGAAGCAGCTGGGATTGTTCCGGTCCTTGTACGTATTGGAAGGATCGGATAGCTATACATACCGCCATTCCCTGAACGTAGGGATTTTGTGTTCGCTCATCGCCCGACTGCTCAAATGGGGTGAGGAGCGGATCGCTTTTATGGGACTGGCCGGCTTTTTGCATGACTTGGGCAAGATGCGCATTTCCAAGGAGGTGCTGCTCAAGCCGGGCAGACTGACGGAAGAAGAATTTGATCAGATGAAGCAGCATACCGTATACGGGTATGAAATGATCAAGCAGATGGAAGGCGGATCGGAGCTTTTGGCACTATGTGCCCTGCATCATCATGAACGGCTGGACGGATCCGGTTATCCTCACCAGCTGAAGGGCGACGAAGTTCCCGTGGAGTGCCAGGTGCTTGCGATAGCGGATATGTTCGATGCGATTTGCTCGGACAGGGTGTACAAGGATCGGACCTCGCCTTTTGAGGCAGCCCAGCTCTTGTGGAAAGAGGCGTGCAACGGCAAGCTCAATATCGAGTTCGTTTCCCATTTTGTTCGCTATATCGCTTTGTTGTACGTAGGGGCACGCGCTGTGTTGAACAGCGGCGAAGAGGTGGAAGTCATCCTGATTCACCAGGACGAGCCTATGCGTCCGCTGGTCCGCAGAAGCGGAGAGTTTGTCGATCTGCGGCATGAACGGACATTGAACATCGAAAAAATGATCGGCTGA
- the ybaK gene encoding Cys-tRNA(Pro) deacylase: protein MKQAKTNAMRLLDKEGIGYDMLTYTADDGKIDGVSVAQKIGREESAVYKTLIAQGTSKGYYVFVIPVEKELDLKKAAKSVGEKKVDMIPVKDITAVSGYVRGGCSPVGMKKSYPTVIDESAKALDTIIVSGGKIGVQIELSCKDLARAAKAAFAEVAAR from the coding sequence GTGAAACAAGCAAAAACAAACGCGATGCGCCTGCTGGACAAGGAAGGCATCGGCTACGATATGCTTACCTACACGGCTGATGACGGGAAGATCGACGGTGTCTCGGTCGCGCAAAAAATCGGAAGGGAAGAAAGCGCCGTCTACAAGACGTTGATTGCCCAAGGGACCAGCAAAGGGTATTACGTCTTCGTCATCCCTGTGGAGAAAGAGCTCGATCTGAAGAAAGCAGCGAAATCCGTCGGCGAGAAGAAAGTGGACATGATCCCGGTGAAGGACATCACGGCGGTGTCGGGGTATGTACGAGGAGGCTGTTCGCCGGTCGGAATGAAAAAGTCCTACCCGACTGTCATCGACGAAAGCGCAAAGGCACTCGATACGATCATTGTCAGCGGGGGAAAAATCGGTGTGCAAATCGAATTGTCCTGCAAGGATTTGGCCAGGGCGGCTAAGGCTGCATTCGCCGAAGTGGCGGCTCGCTAA
- the murF gene encoding UDP-N-acetylmuramoyl-tripeptide--D-alanyl-D-alanine ligase: protein MKGSGKGKTKRVARTRASASPKTSPARTLLFQKPVIAVTGSAGKTTTKEMISAILRRRWNIYKSKYNRNFLGNTRAHAKRIKDEHQAAVLEYGMTSSGHIKKHCQIIQPSIGIITNIGTAHIGNFDGLMSGIAMAKSELIRYMKPTGTVFLNRDCPFSREFHKPPYVGRFFGKFITVGIEHEADFQAKQIQVDEWGIRFRCVAKAWWQPEAFFLPMLGEHNVYNALFAIAVAHSLGFSVQQIRMGLQTFRPQQKRLTKHTLPHRVQVLDDTYSSNPDAAKAAIDVLAQVSGGTKVAVLASMLEMGSYAVEAHEEVGRYVSQKNIDYLYTLGRSARHIARGAIRSGFPASRVVHCQTKAGLHRHLSKRIRPDTAFLVKGSHRLKMEETVHFLCNETARISRSRR, encoded by the coding sequence GTGAAAGGAAGCGGGAAAGGGAAAACAAAGAGGGTCGCGAGAACGAGGGCTAGTGCCAGTCCCAAAACGTCGCCTGCGCGGACGCTGCTTTTTCAAAAACCTGTCATTGCGGTGACGGGCAGTGCTGGCAAAACGACTACGAAGGAAATGATCTCCGCCATCTTGAGAAGGCGTTGGAATATATACAAATCGAAGTACAATCGAAACTTTTTGGGAAACACGAGGGCCCACGCGAAGAGGATCAAGGATGAGCATCAGGCTGCCGTGCTGGAGTACGGAATGACAAGCAGTGGCCACATCAAGAAGCATTGCCAGATAATCCAGCCTTCCATCGGCATCATTACCAATATCGGCACGGCGCACATCGGCAATTTCGACGGACTGATGAGCGGGATCGCCATGGCGAAGTCAGAGCTGATTCGGTATATGAAGCCTACAGGGACTGTGTTTCTCAATAGGGATTGCCCGTTTTCGCGCGAGTTTCACAAACCTCCGTACGTCGGACGATTCTTTGGCAAGTTCATTACCGTCGGAATTGAGCACGAGGCTGATTTTCAAGCGAAACAGATTCAGGTAGACGAGTGGGGAATCCGTTTCCGCTGTGTCGCGAAGGCGTGGTGGCAGCCTGAGGCATTTTTCCTGCCAATGCTGGGCGAGCACAATGTGTACAATGCGCTCTTCGCCATCGCGGTAGCTCACTCGCTAGGCTTTTCCGTCCAACAGATTCGCATGGGCCTGCAAACGTTTCGCCCGCAGCAAAAACGGCTCACCAAACATACGCTGCCTCACCGTGTACAAGTCCTGGACGATACGTACAGCTCCAATCCCGATGCCGCCAAAGCGGCCATCGATGTGCTGGCCCAGGTCAGTGGGGGAACGAAGGTGGCGGTCTTGGCAAGCATGCTGGAGATGGGAAGCTACGCGGTAGAGGCGCATGAAGAAGTGGGACGATATGTGAGTCAAAAAAACATCGACTATTTATACACATTGGGGAGAAGTGCCAGGCATATCGCCCGGGGAGCGATTCGCAGCGGATTTCCGGCCAGCCGGGTCGTTCACTGCCAGACAAAGGCAGGGCTGCACCGTCATCTCTCCAAACGGATTCGACCGGACACGGCGTTTCTGGTAAAAGGCTCCCACCGACTGAAAATGGAAGAAACCGTACACTTCTTGTGCAATGAAACGGCCAGAATCAGCCGTTCACGCAGGTAG
- a CDS encoding GNAT family N-acetyltransferase, translating to MIRKAQPTDADFAAPLIYEAIGDVAHSLTGTSDAKEVVRVMRHFFAQKGNRLSYENAVIATNGDERLGLALFYHGSRTQELDRPFVEYVERTTGRTPDIVKEARDDEFYLDTVVVSGAHRGKGIGKSLLGAFEQEAANRGHDSVALLVDKDNDKARKLYEKIGYREDGTIWVSGHLFSHMVKKIAVLV from the coding sequence ATGATACGGAAAGCACAGCCTACGGACGCGGACTTTGCCGCACCTCTCATCTATGAAGCGATTGGCGACGTTGCTCACTCGCTTACCGGGACCTCGGATGCAAAGGAGGTCGTACGGGTCATGCGGCATTTTTTTGCCCAGAAGGGGAACCGGCTTAGCTACGAAAATGCCGTGATTGCGACGAATGGAGACGAACGGCTCGGACTGGCCTTGTTTTACCACGGAAGCCGGACACAGGAGCTGGACCGTCCGTTTGTGGAATATGTAGAACGCACAACAGGAAGAACGCCCGATATCGTGAAAGAGGCTCGCGATGATGAGTTTTACCTGGATACCGTCGTCGTAAGCGGAGCGCATCGAGGCAAAGGGATCGGCAAATCGCTGCTGGGAGCATTTGAGCAGGAAGCTGCAAACAGAGGCCACGACAGCGTCGCCTTGCTCGTAGACAAGGACAACGACAAGGCCCGTAAGCTGTACGAGAAGATCGGCTACCGGGAGGACGGCACCATTTGGGTGAGCGGCCACCTGTTCAGCCACATGGTCAAAAAAATAGCCGTTCTGGTGTAA
- a CDS encoding DMT family transporter, translating into MKGSIFALAGGAFLTLQAVANSRISESIGTWQTAALTQFTGFVAALLILFMVRDASWRGLLQVKRMYLTGGAFAAIIICGNVTAIGRIGVTLTVAALLISQLFLTFVIDSRGWFGVARQQMKLPQIIGIAMMIAGVVILKW; encoded by the coding sequence ATGAAAGGAAGCATCTTCGCGCTTGCAGGTGGAGCCTTTCTGACCCTGCAAGCCGTGGCGAATTCCCGAATCAGCGAGAGTATCGGGACCTGGCAGACGGCTGCGCTCACCCAATTCACCGGATTTGTGGCGGCACTCCTGATTTTGTTCATGGTCCGGGATGCGAGCTGGCGCGGGCTGCTGCAAGTAAAGAGGATGTATTTGACCGGAGGAGCCTTTGCAGCCATCATCATTTGCGGCAATGTCACAGCGATCGGGCGGATTGGCGTCACACTGACCGTCGCGGCCTTGTTGATTTCCCAGCTGTTCTTGACGTTTGTCATCGATAGCAGAGGCTGGTTCGGAGTAGCGCGGCAGCAAATGAAGCTGCCGCAGATCATCGGGATTGCGATGATGATAGCAGGTGTGGTGATACTAAAATGGTGA
- a CDS encoding DMT family transporter — protein sequence MLGMALAVLAGSLVSLQNIFNSKVNERVGSWTTTTLVLGMGFLASLTMGMLFEGKQMFSAAHMQPWFWFSGLLGVGVVTCVVKAIRSLGPTYGVSIVLTSQLGFALLLDSLGWFGLDKVPFSFRHLLGVCVIVGGILLFKLGGAQERKSVHEKG from the coding sequence ATGCTGGGCATGGCATTGGCCGTACTTGCGGGCTCGCTTGTCAGCTTGCAAAATATTTTCAACAGCAAGGTAAATGAACGCGTCGGCTCATGGACGACGACGACCCTCGTTCTGGGAATGGGGTTCCTGGCTTCGTTGACGATGGGGATGCTCTTTGAAGGAAAGCAGATGTTTTCAGCAGCTCACATGCAGCCCTGGTTCTGGTTCAGCGGACTGCTCGGGGTAGGGGTGGTGACCTGTGTCGTGAAGGCCATCCGGAGTCTCGGTCCGACGTACGGCGTATCCATCGTTCTGACCTCCCAGCTCGGGTTTGCCCTGTTATTGGATTCGCTCGGGTGGTTCGGTCTGGACAAGGTTCCGTTTTCGTTCCGGCATTTGCTCGGGGTTTGCGTCATCGTCGGCGGGATCCTTCTCTTCAAATTAGGGGGCGCGCAGGAACGGAAGAGCGTACATGAAAAAGGCTAG